One window from the genome of Bartonella sp. WD16.2 encodes:
- a CDS encoding SDR family NAD(P)-dependent oxidoreductase gives MKKSDFNLSGRVALVTGASRGIGYHLALELAARGAHIIALARTISDLTMLDTQIQEKGSSTTLVPLDLHNTQVIDTLNISIAEHWKKLDIMVVNAGILGVLSPIARIENKVFEEVFQVNLINQWRLMKAVEPLLRKSDAGRAIFLSSSVAHCVRALWGPYAASKAALEIIARCWAEELKETPIKVNCVNPGATRTAMRAKAMPNEDPQTLPSPQEVAAKIVHLSSPYLKETGRLFDVRKNQFINYHTPH, from the coding sequence ATGAAGAAATCTGATTTTAATCTTTCTGGACGTGTTGCACTGGTTACAGGTGCTTCCAGAGGAATTGGATATCATTTGGCATTAGAGCTAGCAGCACGGGGGGCTCATATTATAGCCCTTGCACGAACAATTAGTGATTTAACCATGCTTGATACCCAAATCCAAGAAAAAGGTTCCTCCACAACGCTTGTACCACTTGATTTACATAATACACAAGTCATTGATACTCTAAATATTTCAATTGCTGAACACTGGAAAAAACTTGATATTATGGTTGTAAATGCAGGAATTCTTGGAGTTCTTTCACCAATAGCCCGCATTGAAAATAAAGTATTTGAAGAAGTGTTTCAAGTGAATCTCATCAATCAATGGCGTTTAATGAAAGCAGTTGAACCTTTATTACGCAAATCTGACGCTGGACGTGCTATTTTTTTATCATCAAGTGTTGCTCACTGTGTACGCGCTCTCTGGGGACCTTATGCAGCCTCTAAAGCTGCTTTAGAAATTATTGCTCGTTGCTGGGCAGAAGAACTTAAAGAAACACCAATCAAAGTTAATTGCGTTAACCCAGGTGCAACACGCACTGCAATGCGAGCAAAAGCCATGCCTAATGAAGATCCTCAGACCTTACCCTCTCCCCAAGAGGTTGCTGCCAAAATAGTACATTTATCTTCACCTTATTTAAAAGAAACAGGTAGGCTTTTTGATGTCCGTAAAAATCAATTCATAAACTATCATACACCTCATTGA
- a CDS encoding phosphatidylserine decarboxylase, translating into MRIVQSICNSFVPIHKEGYPFIIAFFVVSLVLGWIWSPLFWCGLILTVWCIYFFRDPERVTPINSNWIVSPADGRISCIESCVPPEELGLGSDEMVCVSVFMDLFSCHVNRIPMSGTIESIVYHPGKFVNAELDKASRLNERNGVVIDSEHGKIGVVQIAGLIARRIVCWSQKDDAVIAGQRFGLIRFGSRLDVYMPSEIKLRIAVGQVAIAGETVLGSFDDATAITDFRRD; encoded by the coding sequence ATGCGTATTGTTCAATCTATCTGTAATAGTTTTGTCCCAATTCATAAAGAAGGTTATCCTTTTATTATAGCATTTTTTGTTGTTTCACTCGTTCTTGGTTGGATATGGAGCCCGTTGTTTTGGTGTGGTCTTATTTTAACCGTGTGGTGTATATATTTTTTTCGTGATCCAGAACGTGTCACGCCTATAAATTCAAATTGGATTGTCTCTCCTGCTGATGGTCGTATTTCGTGTATTGAATCATGTGTTCCCCCTGAAGAGTTAGGATTGGGGAGCGATGAAATGGTATGTGTTTCTGTGTTTATGGATCTTTTTTCATGTCATGTAAATCGTATTCCTATGAGCGGTACAATAGAATCTATTGTTTATCATCCGGGTAAGTTTGTGAATGCTGAGCTTGATAAAGCCAGTCGATTGAACGAACGTAATGGGGTGGTGATTGACAGTGAACACGGCAAAATTGGTGTTGTACAGATAGCAGGGTTGATTGCACGTCGAATTGTTTGTTGGTCTCAAAAAGATGATGCCGTTATTGCTGGGCAACGTTTTGGATTGATACGTTTTGGTTCTCGTCTTGATGTTTATATGCCTTCTGAAATAAAATTGCGCATTGCTGTTGGTCAGGTAGCAATTGCTGGAGAAACAGTCTTAGGTTCTTTTGATGATGCTACTGCGATAACTGACTTTAGACGTGATTAG
- the purF gene encoding amidophosphoribosyltransferase has product MMTKINIPYQEPLFDDDTLHEECGVFGILGHKDAATLTALGLHALQHRGQEAAGIVSYHNKMFHQEKHLGLVGDHYTNPATLARLPGDRAIGHTRYSTTGEIALRNVQPLFAELKVGGIAIAHNGNLTNGLTLRHELIASGAICQSTSDSEVFLHLIARSRHESSSDRFVDAIRQVEGGYAMLALTRTKLIAARDPIGIRPLVLGELDGKPIFCSETCALDIIGAKYIRDVKNGEIIICEIQDNGEITTKIIKPEIEKPEKLCLFEYVYFARPDSIVGGRSVYAVRKNMGIQLAQEAPCEGDVVVPVPDGGTPAAIGYAQKIGIPFELGIIRNHYVGRTFIEPTQQIRAFGVKLKHSANRSIIEGKRVILVDDSIVRGTTSTKIVRMLRDAGAKEVHMRISSPMIFYPDFYGIDTPKIEDLLANKYPDLKSMCNFIGADSLEFLSTDGLYLAIIGEKRNNSAPQFTDHYFTGHYPTHLTDQKSIPKVHKLSVLKTRN; this is encoded by the coding sequence ATGATGACGAAAATTAATATTCCTTATCAAGAACCCTTATTTGATGATGATACCCTTCATGAAGAATGTGGAGTATTTGGTATCCTTGGACACAAAGATGCAGCAACACTAACAGCTCTTGGCCTCCATGCACTACAACACCGTGGGCAAGAAGCTGCTGGAATTGTTTCTTATCACAACAAAATGTTTCATCAAGAAAAACACCTAGGCCTTGTTGGAGATCACTACACAAACCCTGCAACACTTGCCCGTTTGCCTGGAGATCGTGCTATTGGACATACTCGTTATTCAACAACGGGAGAAATAGCGTTACGCAATGTACAACCTCTATTTGCTGAATTAAAAGTCGGAGGTATTGCTATTGCACATAATGGTAATTTAACAAATGGTCTTACATTACGCCATGAATTAATTGCCTCTGGTGCTATATGTCAATCAACTTCAGATTCGGAAGTCTTTCTCCACCTTATTGCCCGCTCACGTCATGAGTCATCATCCGATCGTTTTGTTGATGCCATTCGCCAAGTGGAAGGTGGATATGCCATGTTAGCGCTAACACGTACCAAACTTATTGCTGCACGTGACCCAATAGGTATTCGGCCACTTGTTCTAGGTGAACTTGACGGTAAACCAATCTTTTGTTCAGAGACCTGTGCACTTGATATCATTGGAGCAAAATACATTCGTGATGTCAAAAATGGTGAAATCATCATATGTGAAATACAAGATAATGGTGAAATTACTACAAAAATTATTAAACCAGAAATAGAAAAACCAGAAAAACTTTGCCTTTTTGAATATGTCTATTTCGCTCGACCCGATTCAATCGTTGGAGGGCGTAGTGTTTATGCAGTTCGTAAAAATATGGGTATCCAATTGGCTCAAGAAGCACCGTGTGAGGGTGATGTTGTTGTCCCCGTCCCTGATGGGGGAACACCTGCTGCAATTGGCTATGCACAAAAAATTGGTATTCCTTTTGAACTTGGCATTATTCGCAACCATTATGTGGGCCGCACCTTTATTGAACCAACTCAACAAATTCGTGCTTTTGGCGTGAAATTAAAACATTCTGCCAACCGCTCTATTATTGAAGGAAAACGTGTCATTTTAGTAGATGATTCTATTGTGCGTGGAACAACATCTACTAAAATCGTACGAATGCTTCGCGACGCAGGAGCAAAAGAAGTTCATATGCGCATTTCCAGTCCAATGATTTTTTATCCCGATTTTTATGGAATCGATACACCTAAAATTGAAGATCTTTTAGCTAATAAATACCCAGATTTAAAATCTATGTGTAATTTCATTGGAGCTGATTCATTAGAATTTCTATCAACTGATGGTCTTTATCTCGCTATTATAGGAGAAAAACGAAATAACTCTGCTCCTCAATTTACTGATCATTATTTTACTGGCCACTATCCCACACATCTTACCGATCAAAAAAGTATTCCAAAAGTTCATAAATTATCTGTCCTGAAAACAAGAAATTAA
- the radA gene encoding DNA repair protein RadA: protein MARNRTQFICQNCNTVYSRWAGKCDSCGEWNSLIEEGTNSGIGSGPTQNIRQGRIITLTSLSGDLEDAPRIHSGISELDRVTGGGFVRGSALLVGGDPGIGKSTLLTQTAAALSRKGYNVIYVSGEEAAAQIRLRAHRLGADDTTVKLAAETNVEDILTTLNAHKKLDLVIIDSIQTLWSDAADSAPGSVTQVRVSAQAIIRFAKKTGAAVVLVGHVTKDGQIAGPRVVEHMVDGVLYFEGENSHRYRILRTVKNRFGPTDEIGVFEMSDKGLKEVTNPSELFLGERNEKAPGAAVFAGMEGTRPILVEIQALVAPSSLGTPRRAVLGWDGNRLSMILAVLEAHCGVRFGQHDVYLNVAGGYKISEPAADLTVAAALVSSLVNIPLPTHYVYFGEVSLSGTIRAVTHSEQRVKEAQKLGFQGSAQPVTITKMIKSATFQQKTFSDLSEFVATIVASKK, encoded by the coding sequence ATGGCACGCAATCGTACTCAATTTATCTGTCAAAATTGTAATACTGTCTACTCACGCTGGGCTGGTAAATGTGATTCTTGTGGAGAATGGAACTCTCTTATTGAAGAAGGTACGAACAGTGGCATTGGCAGCGGCCCAACGCAAAATATTCGTCAAGGACGTATCATAACATTAACTTCTCTTTCTGGAGATCTTGAAGATGCTCCACGTATTCATTCTGGCATTTCTGAACTTGATCGTGTAACCGGTGGTGGCTTTGTTCGCGGATCAGCATTACTTGTTGGTGGTGATCCAGGTATTGGTAAATCAACATTGCTTACACAAACGGCAGCCGCATTATCGCGAAAGGGATATAATGTTATTTACGTCTCAGGTGAAGAAGCTGCTGCACAAATCCGTTTACGTGCACACCGACTTGGTGCAGATGATACAACAGTTAAACTCGCAGCAGAAACTAATGTTGAAGATATTTTAACAACTTTAAATGCGCATAAAAAACTTGATTTAGTCATTATTGATTCAATTCAAACTCTATGGTCAGATGCAGCCGATTCAGCCCCCGGAAGTGTAACACAAGTACGCGTTAGTGCCCAAGCAATCATACGCTTTGCTAAAAAAACAGGGGCAGCCGTCGTTCTCGTTGGACATGTTACAAAAGATGGGCAAATTGCTGGCCCTCGTGTTGTTGAACACATGGTTGATGGTGTTCTCTATTTTGAAGGAGAGAACAGTCATCGTTATCGTATTCTTAGAACTGTAAAAAATCGCTTCGGACCAACCGATGAAATTGGTGTTTTTGAAATGTCTGACAAAGGTTTAAAAGAAGTCACCAATCCATCCGAACTATTTTTAGGTGAACGTAATGAAAAAGCTCCAGGAGCTGCTGTCTTTGCAGGAATGGAAGGAACACGCCCTATATTAGTAGAAATTCAAGCTCTTGTTGCCCCCTCTTCACTTGGTACACCACGGCGTGCTGTTTTAGGATGGGATGGGAATCGTCTTTCAATGATCCTTGCTGTATTAGAAGCTCACTGCGGCGTTCGTTTTGGACAACATGATGTCTACCTTAATGTTGCAGGTGGTTACAAAATATCAGAACCAGCAGCTGACTTAACCGTCGCAGCAGCTTTGGTATCCTCTCTTGTAAACATTCCTCTTCCAACCCATTATGTATATTTTGGTGAAGTTAGCCTTTCAGGAACAATTCGTGCTGTTACTCATTCAGAACAACGTGTCAAAGAAGCTCAAAAACTCGGCTTTCAAGGTTCTGCTCAGCCTGTAACAATAACCAAAATGATAAAATCCGCAACCTTTCAACAAAAAACATTTTCTGACCTTTCTGAATTTGTTGCCACTATTGTTGCAAGTAAAAAATGA
- a CDS encoding replicative DNA helicase gives MEETSILNFNPLHKEETSSFRQLPHNIEAEQALLGAILINNDALDCVSDFLKPEHFFEILHQKIFDILSQIIKKGKLANPVTIKPFIPAEEKIGDITVFNYVIRLAKEAVTIINAEDYGRVIYDLFIRRSLIDIGNQVVNTAFDAPVELTPTQQIEIVERNLFQLAETGKYGGGFESFNDAIQKAIDMASAAKKRSSHLSGIATHLKKLDEKMGGLQPSDLIILAGRPGMGKTSLATNIAFNIADAYNHDAKMNNSSQENEGGIVGFFSLEMSSEQLATRIISEQTEISSSEIRRGNISEEQFEKLVNATRRLQKAPLYIDQTGGISLTQLSARARRLKRQHGLDVLIIDYIQLMTSNSKRSSENRVQEITEITTGLKALAKELNVPIIALSQLSRQVENRTDKRPQLSDLRESGSIEQDADVVLFVYREEYYLKNEEPKEGTPEYVKWQAEMEKVFGIADILIAKQRHGPTGTAHLAFQSEFTRFSDLAESDYLPEQRN, from the coding sequence ATGGAAGAAACAAGTATCCTTAATTTCAACCCTTTGCATAAAGAAGAGACTTCTTCTTTCCGGCAACTACCACATAATATTGAAGCTGAACAAGCACTCCTTGGTGCTATTCTCATTAACAATGATGCACTTGATTGTGTGTCAGATTTTTTAAAACCAGAACATTTTTTTGAAATATTGCACCAAAAAATTTTTGATATTTTATCACAAATCATTAAAAAAGGAAAACTCGCAAATCCTGTCACCATTAAACCTTTTATTCCAGCTGAAGAAAAAATTGGAGATATTACTGTATTCAATTATGTTATTCGTTTAGCCAAAGAAGCAGTTACCATCATTAATGCTGAAGATTATGGACGAGTAATTTATGATCTTTTTATCCGACGATCCTTAATTGATATTGGCAATCAAGTTGTAAATACAGCTTTTGACGCTCCCGTTGAGCTTACACCAACCCAACAAATTGAGATTGTCGAACGTAATTTATTTCAATTGGCAGAAACAGGGAAATATGGTGGTGGATTTGAAAGTTTTAATGATGCTATCCAAAAAGCTATTGATATGGCATCCGCTGCCAAAAAACGGTCCTCGCATCTATCGGGTATAGCTACCCATCTAAAAAAACTTGATGAAAAAATGGGAGGATTGCAACCTTCTGATTTGATTATCCTAGCTGGGCGACCCGGTATGGGTAAAACTTCTCTTGCAACTAATATAGCCTTTAATATTGCCGACGCTTATAATCATGATGCTAAAATGAATAATTCATCACAAGAAAATGAGGGAGGCATCGTTGGATTCTTCTCACTTGAAATGTCATCAGAACAACTTGCAACGCGTATTATTTCTGAACAAACAGAAATATCTTCTTCTGAAATTCGGCGTGGTAATATTTCAGAAGAACAATTTGAAAAACTAGTGAATGCAACGCGTCGCCTCCAAAAAGCGCCACTTTACATTGACCAAACTGGGGGTATATCGCTTACTCAATTGTCTGCACGTGCACGTCGCCTGAAGAGACAACACGGTTTGGACGTATTGATTATTGATTATATACAGTTAATGACAAGCAATTCAAAACGTTCATCTGAAAATCGCGTTCAAGAAATTACAGAAATCACTACAGGACTCAAAGCCTTAGCTAAAGAGCTTAATGTTCCTATTATCGCCCTTTCACAACTTTCACGCCAAGTTGAAAACCGAACTGATAAACGCCCACAATTATCAGATTTACGTGAATCTGGCTCGATTGAACAAGATGCGGATGTTGTTCTTTTTGTGTATCGTGAAGAATATTATCTCAAAAATGAAGAACCTAAAGAAGGAACTCCTGAATATGTAAAATGGCAAGCTGAAATGGAAAAAGTTTTCGGAATAGCTGATATTCTTATAGCAAAACAACGACACGGACCAACAGGAACAGCTCATCTTGCTTTTCAGTCAGAATTTACACGCTTTAGCGACCTGGCAGAAAGTGATTATCTTCCAGAACAACGTAATTAA
- the pssA gene encoding CDP-diacylglycerol--serine O-phosphatidyltransferase, whose translation MKIFSLFSSFDPEEQRGDITHRLRSPMPMRFVIPNIITILAICAGISGIRLAFEHHYESAILMVLLAAVLDGADGRVARLMDGSSSFGAQMDSLADVINFGVAPALVIYSFILAQVHQVGWVAALVYCVACCLRLARFNATLDNADIPRWQRNYFVGVPAPAGALLLLLPVYLGALGLIPNRGWALFFSLYTVIVAFLLVSRLPVWNAKEIGQKLRRDIVVPCMLVIVIYVGFLATYTWYTLLITAVGYMIFLPCSALAYNKRAALEAKKMSVQTVQES comes from the coding sequence ATGAAAATTTTTTCGCTATTTTCTTCATTTGATCCTGAAGAGCAACGTGGCGATATTACGCATCGGTTACGTTCACCTATGCCGATGCGGTTTGTTATTCCTAATATTATTACTATTTTAGCGATTTGTGCAGGGATAAGCGGTATCCGTTTAGCTTTTGAGCATCACTATGAGTCAGCTATTTTAATGGTGCTTTTGGCAGCAGTTTTAGATGGAGCTGATGGTCGTGTTGCACGTTTGATGGATGGCAGTTCATCTTTTGGAGCACAGATGGATTCACTTGCTGATGTTATTAATTTTGGTGTTGCTCCTGCTCTTGTTATTTATTCTTTTATTCTTGCTCAGGTTCATCAAGTAGGCTGGGTTGCAGCGCTTGTGTATTGTGTTGCTTGTTGTTTGCGGTTAGCTCGTTTTAATGCCACATTAGATAATGCTGATATACCAAGATGGCAGAGGAATTATTTTGTTGGTGTTCCTGCACCAGCAGGGGCATTATTGCTTTTATTACCTGTTTATTTAGGGGCTCTTGGTTTGATACCCAATAGAGGTTGGGCTTTATTTTTTAGCTTGTATACTGTGATTGTCGCTTTTCTTTTAGTGAGCCGCTTACCGGTATGGAATGCAAAAGAAATTGGTCAAAAATTAAGGCGCGATATTGTTGTACCATGTATGCTGGTCATTGTTATTTATGTTGGTTTTCTTGCAACTTACACATGGTATACTTTATTGATAACGGCTGTTGGTTATATGATTTTTCTACCTTGTAGTGCTTTGGCATATAATAAACGAGCTGCTTTAGAAGCGAAGAAGATGAGTGTTCAAACTGTCCAGGAATCATAA
- a CDS encoding CvpA family protein, translating into MSLTVLDGIVIAIILFSSFLAMLRGFSREVLSLLSWVISAVITLFLFKPVLPFVEQYLSNETVALIATLITIFIIALIIISIITMKISDFIIDSRIGKLDRTIGFIFGAFRGLLITVIGILLINALIKPEQQSDWLKDAKTKPMLDSLSQQIWELLPKNPDYALEKLEKLFNKDDLSARF; encoded by the coding sequence ATGAGTTTAACAGTTCTTGATGGCATTGTCATTGCAATCATCCTGTTTTCTTCTTTTCTAGCCATGCTCCGAGGTTTTTCCCGCGAAGTTTTATCATTGCTTTCTTGGGTAATTTCAGCCGTTATCACACTGTTTTTATTTAAGCCTGTATTGCCTTTTGTTGAACAATATCTCTCTAATGAAACAGTCGCATTAATAGCTACATTGATTACGATTTTTATTATTGCTTTAATTATTATTTCTATCATTACAATGAAAATCTCTGACTTTATCATTGATAGTCGAATCGGTAAACTTGACCGCACCATTGGTTTTATCTTTGGAGCATTTCGCGGTTTATTAATCACAGTTATTGGCATTTTACTTATTAATGCGCTTATTAAACCCGAACAACAATCTGATTGGCTGAAAGATGCAAAAACAAAGCCTATGTTGGATTCATTAAGCCAACAAATTTGGGAATTGTTGCCTAAAAATCCCGATTATGCCCTCGAAAAACTGGAGAAGCTCTTTAACAAAGATGACTTGTCCGCCAGATTTTGA